A genomic region of Pseudoxanthomonas suwonensis contains the following coding sequences:
- a CDS encoding GatB/YqeY domain-containing protein → MSLKQRLTDDMKAAMKGGDKDSLGVIRLINAAIKQREVDERIELDDAAVLAVMDKMVKQRKDSVTQYEAAAREDLAAIERAEIVVIERYLPAKLDEASILAAIDAAIAQTGASGPADMGKLMGVLKPQLAGQADMGQVSALVKRRLAG, encoded by the coding sequence ATGAGCCTGAAGCAGCGACTGACCGACGACATGAAGGCCGCCATGAAAGGCGGCGACAAGGACAGCCTGGGCGTGATCCGGCTGATCAACGCCGCGATCAAGCAGCGGGAGGTGGACGAGCGGATCGAGCTGGACGACGCTGCGGTGCTGGCGGTGATGGACAAGATGGTCAAGCAGCGCAAGGACTCGGTGACCCAGTACGAGGCCGCCGCGCGCGAGGACCTGGCCGCGATCGAGCGCGCCGAGATCGTGGTGATCGAACGCTACCTGCCGGCCAAGCTGGACGAAGCGTCGATCCTGGCGGCGATCGACGCGGCGATCGCGCAGACCGGCGCCAGCGGCCCGGCCGATATGGGCAAGCTGATGGGCGTGCTCAAGCCGCAGCTGGCCGGCCAGGCCGACATGGGCCAGGTCTCGGCCCTGGTGAAGCGCCGCCTGGCGGGCTGA
- a CDS encoding PQQ-dependent sugar dehydrogenase, protein MAASPVPGWRSLAAAVTLATATLVLAGCISSNQPPVTDIARSGGVVERADDPAVPTSPADYPIGTGPNPVLPEPDPSTVPVVEIAPAVGWPEGGQPTPAAGFAVTAFARGLDHPRQLLVLPNGDVLVAEANRPETQTRPGPRQIVMNAVQKRAGAGVPSADRITLLRDADGDGVAEQRHAFLTGLTSPYGMALVGDTLYVANADALVKVPYTAGATSITATPEKVVDLPAGRNHHWTKALAASADGRRLYVGVGSNSNIAEHGMEEEVDRAAVLEIDPAARTVRNYASGLRNPTALAINPHDRGLWAVVNERDEIGNDLVPDYLTSVREGAFYGWPYSYFGQHVDTRVEPQDPALVARAIAPDYGLGSHVAPLGLAFHGGDALPARYANGAFVGLHGSWNRQPKVGYTVVFVPFAGGRPSGPIETVLGGFVNDDGDAQGRPVGVAVDARGGVLVADDVGNAVWRISATGATTGAAPGGAPR, encoded by the coding sequence ATGGCGGCGAGTCCTGTCCCCGGATGGCGGTCCCTGGCGGCCGCCGTCACCCTGGCCACGGCCACGCTGGTGCTCGCCGGCTGCATCAGCAGCAACCAGCCACCGGTGACCGACATCGCGCGCAGCGGCGGCGTGGTGGAGCGGGCCGACGATCCGGCGGTGCCGACCTCCCCCGCCGACTACCCAATCGGCACCGGGCCCAACCCGGTGCTGCCCGAGCCCGACCCCTCCACCGTGCCGGTGGTCGAGATCGCGCCGGCGGTGGGCTGGCCGGAGGGCGGCCAACCCACCCCGGCCGCCGGGTTCGCGGTCACCGCCTTCGCCCGCGGCCTGGACCATCCGCGCCAGCTGCTGGTCCTGCCCAACGGCGACGTGCTGGTGGCCGAAGCCAACCGGCCCGAGACGCAGACCAGGCCCGGCCCCAGGCAGATCGTCATGAACGCGGTGCAGAAGCGCGCCGGCGCCGGCGTGCCCAGCGCCGACCGCATCACCCTGCTGCGCGACGCCGACGGCGACGGCGTGGCCGAGCAGCGCCACGCGTTCCTCACCGGCCTGACCTCGCCCTACGGCATGGCCCTGGTCGGCGACACGCTCTACGTCGCCAACGCCGACGCCCTGGTCAAGGTGCCCTACACCGCCGGTGCGACCTCGATCACGGCCACCCCGGAGAAGGTCGTGGACCTGCCGGCCGGGCGCAACCACCACTGGACCAAGGCGCTGGCGGCCAGCGCCGACGGCCGCAGGCTGTACGTCGGCGTCGGTTCCAACAGCAACATCGCCGAGCACGGCATGGAGGAGGAGGTCGACCGCGCCGCGGTGCTGGAGATCGACCCGGCCGCGCGCACCGTGCGCAACTACGCCTCCGGCCTGCGCAACCCCACCGCACTGGCGATCAACCCGCACGACCGCGGCCTGTGGGCGGTGGTCAACGAGCGCGACGAGATCGGCAACGACCTGGTGCCCGACTACCTGACCTCGGTCCGCGAGGGCGCGTTCTACGGCTGGCCATACAGCTACTTCGGCCAGCACGTGGACACCCGGGTCGAACCGCAGGACCCGGCGCTGGTGGCCCGGGCGATCGCGCCCGACTACGGCCTGGGCTCGCACGTGGCGCCGCTGGGCCTGGCCTTCCACGGTGGCGACGCGCTGCCGGCGCGCTACGCCAACGGCGCCTTCGTCGGCCTGCACGGCTCCTGGAACCGCCAGCCTAAGGTCGGCTACACGGTGGTGTTCGTGCCCTTCGCCGGCGGGCGCCCATCCGGGCCGATCGAGACCGTGCTCGGCGGCTTCGTCAACGACGACGGCGACGCGCAGGGCCGGCCGGTCGGGGTGGCGGTCGATGCGCGCGGCGGGGTGCTGGTCGCCGATGATGTCGGCAACGCGGTGTGGCGGATCTCCGCAACCGGTGCCACGACCGGTGCCGCACCCGGCGGCGCCCCACGATGA
- a CDS encoding acyltransferase family protein — protein sequence MSATAGTATAPVAGATARAVPVAAQDRIEAIDLARGIAVCLMIVAHGTNGLMPYADFPDWGQVPVHALTKFSSSLFFIVFGIALAVAFVPRTGTPDWPRRRNRLLWRGLVVLFWYKVLTAVELWDRGHEVVIDALLYRDFPSFAEILGFYAIALLWIPWLLPLWARTPALLRWLSPLPVIALSWWLLNHHDFRAPQLQALLVEHPDFYTWGQLARLPLVLAGLLVGELLLRWHGDPRLRLALAGGIALAGLALLAWFALRAGDALHAVLVEIGRNDGKHPPGLMFSLFSVGGALVLLAACVAGGPLLARLLRPVAVVGSDALMAFIVHLSVIFLLFRNVLGYYQSVSYEYALALSGLLILATALWIWLWQRTGDALRRARRSG from the coding sequence ATGAGTGCCACGGCCGGCACCGCCACCGCGCCGGTCGCCGGCGCGACCGCGCGCGCGGTGCCGGTGGCCGCGCAGGACCGCATCGAGGCCATCGACCTGGCCCGCGGGATCGCGGTGTGCCTGATGATCGTCGCCCATGGCACCAACGGCCTGATGCCCTACGCCGACTTCCCCGACTGGGGCCAGGTGCCGGTGCATGCGCTGACCAAGTTCTCCTCCTCGCTGTTCTTCATCGTGTTCGGCATTGCCCTGGCGGTGGCGTTCGTGCCCAGGACCGGCACCCCGGACTGGCCGCGGCGGCGCAACCGGCTGCTGTGGCGCGGCCTGGTGGTGCTGTTCTGGTACAAGGTGCTGACCGCGGTCGAGCTGTGGGACCGCGGCCACGAGGTGGTGATCGACGCGCTGCTCTACCGCGACTTCCCGTCCTTCGCCGAGATCCTCGGCTTCTACGCCATCGCCCTGCTCTGGATCCCGTGGCTGCTGCCGCTGTGGGCCAGGACGCCGGCGCTACTGCGCTGGCTCAGCCCGCTGCCGGTGATCGCGCTGTCGTGGTGGCTGCTGAACCACCACGATTTCCGTGCGCCGCAACTGCAGGCGCTGCTGGTCGAACATCCGGACTTCTACACCTGGGGCCAGCTGGCGCGGCTGCCGCTGGTGCTGGCCGGGCTGCTGGTCGGCGAACTGCTGCTGCGCTGGCACGGCGACCCGCGATTGCGCCTGGCGCTGGCCGGCGGGATCGCGCTGGCCGGCCTGGCGCTGCTGGCCTGGTTCGCCCTGCGCGCGGGCGATGCGCTGCACGCGGTGCTGGTGGAGATCGGCCGCAACGACGGCAAGCACCCGCCCGGGCTGATGTTCTCGCTGTTCAGCGTCGGTGGCGCGCTGGTGCTGCTGGCCGCGTGCGTGGCCGGCGGGCCGCTGCTGGCGCGGCTGCTGCGCCCGGTCGCGGTGGTCGGCAGCGATGCGCTGATGGCGTTCATCGTGCACCTGTCGGTGATCTTCCTGCTGTTCCGCAACGTGCTCGGGTACTACCAGTCGGTGTCGTACGAGTACGCACTGGCGCTGTCGGGCCTGCTGATCCTGGCCACGGCGCTGTGGATCTGGCTGTGGCAGCGGACCGGCGACGCGCTGCGGCGCGCCAGGCGGAGCGGATGA
- a CDS encoding serine hydrolase, which yields MTATPCHAGGAMPSRAAAPARAAVLLLACATAAAATAATAQPPHLLPRLLVTAPGLPAWSLDLERRLQAIDAGLAGGDIGVYVLHLERRESYAYRADEPWYLASGVKIPVAIAVMRAVEDGELSLDTRIALRETDFVDGAGGTNRHPAGARLTVAYLLEQMVVFSDNTASDVLIRSVGLERVNAVAADLIDAHMRITTLGDVRRLAYAQFHPGASRLTAQDLLALQRSPAGQARVNRLAQLLAVTPNEFMQPDLTSAFEAYYATHLNSATLVDYGRMLATLAEGQALGDEGTRYLLDLMARVQTGKQRIVAGLPRRAGFAHKTGTQYRRTCDLGIATVPAATRTGPPARVVIAACVRGTGTAAGERALRDIGAAVTASGVFVDSAPQPTVSPILATPP from the coding sequence ATGACCGCGACACCGTGCCATGCCGGCGGCGCCATGCCGTCACGCGCCGCGGCGCCAGCCCGCGCCGCCGTCCTGCTCCTGGCCTGCGCCACAGCGGCAGCGGCCACGGCGGCCACGGCCCAGCCGCCACACCTGCTGCCACGGCTGCTGGTGACCGCGCCGGGCCTGCCGGCGTGGTCGCTGGACCTGGAACGGCGGCTGCAGGCGATCGACGCCGGCCTGGCCGGTGGCGACATCGGCGTCTACGTGCTGCACCTGGAGCGCCGGGAGTCCTATGCCTACCGCGCCGACGAACCGTGGTACCTGGCCTCCGGGGTGAAGATCCCGGTGGCCATCGCGGTGATGCGCGCGGTCGAGGACGGCGAGCTGTCGCTGGACACGCGGATCGCCTTGCGCGAGACCGATTTCGTCGACGGCGCCGGCGGCACCAACCGGCATCCGGCCGGCGCGCGGCTCACGGTGGCCTACCTGCTCGAGCAGATGGTCGTCTTCAGCGACAACACCGCCAGCGACGTGCTCATCCGCAGCGTCGGGCTGGAGCGGGTGAACGCGGTGGCGGCCGACCTGATCGACGCGCACATGCGCATCACCACCCTGGGCGACGTGCGCCGGCTGGCCTACGCCCAGTTCCATCCCGGCGCCAGCCGGCTGACCGCGCAGGACCTGCTGGCGCTGCAGCGCAGCCCGGCCGGGCAGGCGCGGGTGAACCGCCTGGCGCAGCTGCTGGCGGTGACCCCGAACGAGTTCATGCAGCCGGACCTGACCAGCGCATTCGAGGCCTACTACGCCACCCACCTCAACAGCGCCACCCTGGTCGACTACGGCCGCATGCTGGCCACGCTGGCCGAGGGCCAGGCGCTCGGCGACGAGGGCACCCGCTACCTGCTCGACCTGATGGCGCGGGTGCAGACCGGCAAGCAGCGGATCGTAGCCGGACTGCCGCGCCGGGCCGGCTTCGCGCACAAGACCGGCACCCAGTACCGGCGCACCTGCGACCTGGGCATTGCCACCGTGCCGGCGGCCACCCGCACCGGTCCGCCGGCGCGGGTGGTGATCGCGGCCTGCGTACGCGGCACCGGCACCGCCGCTGGCGAGCGCGCGCTGCGCGACATTGGCGCCGCCGTCACCGCCTCCGGGGTATTCGTGGACAGCGCACCGCAACCCACCGTCTCTCCGATCCTCGCCACCCCGCCATGA
- a CDS encoding serine hydrolase produces MIRLPHPLPWLLPALLLLGGCGQRPASPVEQQAQEQAEAAPADAAAAWIAPLDEAVAAIDTRMPGRFGVHVSRFGDQAGTLDRGEDRAWYLSSTIKVPVAIAVLEAVDAGDLSLDEERVLAESDFVDGAGDMLQHRPGERFTIATLLEKSLRDSDSTATDMLIRRIGEDRLNRRIAAWVGDGFGPVTTILQVRYDAYGALHPGVKDLDNRQLLQLRQAEAGEPRLQALAALLGVPRSQLKADSLQAVFDDYYASGRNAATLPAFARLLERLVAGELLSESSTALLLGHMREIGTGGRRIQAGLPADADFAQKTGTQQQRACNVGILDPDRGRDGATVVVACAEDFGELAQAEQAFQALGRALAQAATDANG; encoded by the coding sequence ATGATCCGTCTTCCGCACCCGCTGCCCTGGCTGCTGCCCGCGTTGCTGCTGCTGGGAGGCTGTGGCCAGCGCCCGGCCTCGCCGGTGGAGCAGCAGGCGCAGGAACAGGCCGAAGCCGCACCCGCCGATGCGGCCGCCGCCTGGATCGCGCCGCTGGACGAAGCGGTGGCGGCGATCGACACGCGCATGCCCGGCCGCTTCGGCGTGCACGTCTCGCGCTTCGGCGACCAGGCCGGCACCCTGGACCGCGGCGAGGACCGCGCCTGGTACCTGTCCTCGACCATCAAGGTGCCGGTGGCGATCGCGGTGCTGGAGGCGGTCGACGCCGGCGACCTGTCGCTGGACGAGGAACGGGTGCTGGCCGAGAGCGACTTCGTCGACGGCGCCGGCGACATGCTGCAGCACCGGCCCGGCGAGCGCTTCACCATCGCCACGTTGCTGGAGAAGTCGCTGCGCGACAGCGACAGCACCGCCACCGACATGCTGATCCGCCGGATCGGCGAGGACCGGCTCAACCGGCGCATCGCCGCCTGGGTCGGCGACGGCTTCGGCCCGGTCACCACCATCCTGCAGGTGCGCTACGACGCCTACGGCGCGCTGCATCCCGGGGTCAAGGACCTGGACAACCGCCAGCTGCTGCAGCTGCGCCAGGCCGAGGCCGGCGAACCGCGCCTGCAGGCGCTGGCCGCCCTGCTCGGCGTGCCGCGCTCGCAGCTCAAGGCCGATTCGCTGCAGGCGGTGTTCGACGACTACTACGCCAGCGGCCGCAACGCCGCGACCCTGCCGGCCTTCGCCCGCCTGCTGGAGCGGCTGGTCGCCGGCGAACTGCTGTCGGAGTCCTCCACCGCGCTGCTGCTCGGGCACATGCGCGAGATCGGCACCGGCGGCCGCCGCATCCAGGCCGGCCTGCCCGCCGACGCCGACTTCGCCCAGAAGACCGGTACCCAGCAGCAGCGCGCCTGCAACGTCGGCATCCTCGACCCGGACCGCGGCCGCGACGGCGCCACCGTGGTGGTCGCCTGCGCCGAAGACTTCGGCGAACTGGCGCAGGCCGAACAGGCGTTCCAGGCGCTGGGCCGGGCGCTGGCGCAGGCCGCGACCGACGCGAACGGCTGA
- a CDS encoding GNAT family N-acetyltransferase produces the protein MSFPESIVLRHARRDDLPLILALIGELAEYERLAHEAVADVAMLDEALFGPAPAAEVVIAETDGQGAGFALFFTSFSTFLGRRGLYLEDLFVRPAFRGRGIGRRLMVHLAALAVERGCGRFEWSVLDWNAPAIDFYRRLGAVPMDGWTVQRLSGDALRALSNR, from the coding sequence ATGTCCTTTCCCGAATCGATCGTGCTGCGCCACGCGCGCCGCGACGACCTGCCACTGATCCTGGCCCTGATCGGCGAACTGGCCGAGTACGAGCGCCTGGCGCACGAAGCCGTGGCCGACGTGGCGATGCTGGACGAGGCCCTGTTCGGTCCCGCGCCGGCCGCCGAAGTGGTGATCGCCGAAACGGACGGACAGGGTGCCGGCTTCGCCCTGTTCTTCACCAGCTTTTCCACCTTCCTCGGCCGTCGCGGGCTGTACCTGGAGGACCTGTTCGTGCGTCCGGCGTTCCGCGGCCGCGGCATCGGCCGGCGGCTGATGGTCCACCTGGCAGCGCTCGCAGTCGAGCGCGGCTGCGGCCGCTTCGAATGGTCGGTGCTGGACTGGAACGCACCGGCGATCGACTTCTACCGCCGCCTCGGCGCGGTGCCGATGGACGGCTGGACCGTGCAGCGGCTCAGCGGCGACGCCCTGCGCGCCCTGTCCAACCGCTGA
- a CDS encoding YihY/virulence factor BrkB family protein: MPRPSPAKLRRHLERLQQSLPAALVKRFVEADLMTQAASLSFYTLLSLAPLLVLLLWLTASLYPPAQQSLVAQIGDLAGAEAAAVADTVIRNADEQPDVGSLAGIFSTALLFIGSTIVFAQLQGALNLIFRTDGEQLGGLRAWLRKRVFSLGVVLALGFLLIVSMIATTALQVVFAHLPSLLPAIGYVTTLFLYALAFAFLYHYLPDRRVAWRQAFLGGAITAVLFALGRYLIGLYLAQAAPGSAYGSMGALVLLLLWMYYAAVVFFAGALITAVIDERTHSRQRLREAGFEGVPAPSESGSASSEESERR, encoded by the coding sequence ATGCCCCGACCATCACCCGCCAAGCTGCGCCGACACCTGGAGCGCCTGCAACAAAGCCTGCCGGCCGCCCTGGTCAAGCGCTTCGTCGAGGCCGACCTGATGACCCAGGCCGCCTCGCTGTCCTTCTACACCCTGCTGTCGCTGGCGCCGCTGCTGGTACTGCTGCTGTGGCTCACCGCCTCGCTCTACCCGCCGGCGCAGCAGTCGCTGGTGGCGCAGATCGGCGACCTGGCCGGCGCCGAGGCGGCCGCCGTGGCCGATACGGTGATCCGCAACGCCGACGAGCAGCCCGACGTGGGTTCCCTGGCCGGGATATTCAGCACCGCGCTGCTGTTCATCGGCTCCACCATCGTCTTCGCCCAGCTGCAGGGCGCGCTGAACCTGATCTTCCGCACCGACGGCGAGCAGTTGGGCGGCCTGCGCGCCTGGCTGCGCAAGCGGGTGTTCTCGCTGGGCGTGGTGCTGGCGCTGGGCTTCCTGCTGATCGTGTCGATGATCGCCACCACCGCGCTGCAGGTGGTGTTCGCGCACCTGCCCTCGCTGCTGCCGGCGATCGGTTACGTGACCACCCTGTTTCTGTACGCGCTGGCCTTCGCCTTCCTCTACCACTACCTGCCGGACCGGCGCGTGGCGTGGCGGCAGGCGTTCCTGGGCGGGGCGATCACCGCTGTGCTGTTCGCCCTGGGCCGCTACCTGATCGGGCTGTACCTGGCCCAGGCCGCGCCCGGCAGCGCGTACGGTTCGATGGGCGCACTGGTCCTGCTGTTGCTGTGGATGTATTACGCGGCGGTGGTGTTCTTCGCCGGCGCGCTGATCACCGCGGTGATCGACGAGCGCACGCATTCGCGGCAACGGTTGCGGGAAGCGGGGTTCGAGGGGGTGCCGGCGCCTTCTGAGTCAGGGTCGGCTTCGTCGGAGGAAAGCGAAAGACGCTGA
- the dnaG gene encoding DNA primase, whose amino-acid sequence MARLSDAFIDDLLARSDIVEVVGSRVPLKRKGREYAAPCPFHDERTPSFYVSPTKQFYHCFGCGAHGTAISFLMNYDRLEFLDAVEELARRAGIEVPKETRQNNQDSDLRDQYAALEAAAKLFQRQLADSQRARDYLDSRGVDAENRARFAIGYAADGYSTLKDALGTDERRLKLLDRTGMLSKNDRGHVYDKFRDRVMFPIHDRRGRVIAFGGRVLDKDASPKYLNSPETPLFHKGRELYGLWQARQANQKLERLIVVEGYMDVVALFQHGVTQAVATLGTATTADHAELLFRNAPDVYFCFDGDAAGRRAGWRAVESVLPRMKDGRQAFFLFLPEGEDPDTIVHKEGAAGFDARLAQATPLSQFFFDEIGRDTNRGTLDGRARLAERARPLLAQLPDGAFADLMRQELQRQTGVDTAKPAAATPRPPARGAAPAQKRSLVRSAIALLLQQPALGLQLERPYRFAELRLPGVPLMLEILDVVQQRPEISTGALLEHFAEHEQAEALRRLAAQALPGEDASWAHELHDAVAQLERQTLQQRIDELQQKQRAQGLDETDKYEMRMLLQALVGRA is encoded by the coding sequence ATGGCCCGCCTGTCCGACGCGTTCATCGACGACCTGCTCGCGCGCTCCGACATCGTCGAGGTGGTCGGGTCGCGGGTGCCGCTCAAGCGCAAGGGGCGCGAGTACGCCGCGCCGTGCCCGTTCCACGACGAACGCACGCCCTCGTTCTACGTCTCCCCGACCAAGCAGTTCTACCACTGCTTCGGCTGCGGCGCGCACGGCACCGCGATCAGCTTCCTGATGAACTACGACCGCCTCGAGTTCCTCGACGCGGTCGAGGAACTGGCCCGCCGCGCCGGCATCGAGGTGCCGAAGGAGACCCGGCAGAACAACCAGGACAGCGACCTGCGCGACCAGTACGCCGCGCTGGAGGCCGCGGCCAAGCTGTTCCAGCGCCAGCTGGCCGACAGCCAGCGCGCACGCGACTACCTCGACAGCCGCGGCGTGGATGCCGAGAACCGCGCCCGCTTCGCCATCGGCTACGCCGCCGACGGCTATTCCACCCTCAAGGACGCCCTGGGCACCGACGAGCGCCGGCTCAAGCTGCTAGACCGCACCGGCATGCTGTCGAAGAACGACCGCGGCCACGTCTACGACAAGTTCCGCGACCGGGTCATGTTCCCGATCCACGACCGGCGCGGGCGGGTGATCGCCTTCGGCGGCCGCGTGCTCGACAAGGACGCCAGCCCCAAGTACCTCAACTCGCCCGAGACCCCGCTGTTCCACAAGGGCCGCGAACTGTACGGCCTGTGGCAGGCGCGCCAGGCCAACCAGAAGCTGGAACGGCTGATCGTGGTCGAGGGCTACATGGACGTGGTCGCCCTGTTCCAGCACGGCGTCACCCAGGCCGTGGCCACGCTCGGCACCGCCACCACCGCCGACCACGCCGAACTGCTGTTCCGCAACGCCCCGGACGTGTACTTCTGCTTCGACGGCGACGCCGCCGGCCGCCGCGCCGGCTGGCGCGCGGTCGAATCGGTGCTGCCGCGGATGAAGGACGGCCGCCAGGCCTTCTTCCTGTTCCTGCCCGAGGGCGAGGACCCGGACACGATCGTGCACAAGGAAGGCGCGGCCGGCTTCGACGCGCGCCTGGCCCAGGCCACGCCGCTGTCGCAGTTCTTCTTCGACGAGATCGGCCGCGACACCAACCGCGGCACCCTCGACGGCCGCGCGCGGCTGGCCGAGCGCGCGCGGCCGCTGCTGGCGCAGCTGCCCGACGGCGCCTTCGCCGACCTGATGCGACAGGAACTGCAGCGCCAGACCGGAGTGGACACGGCCAAGCCGGCCGCCGCGACGCCGCGTCCGCCGGCGCGCGGCGCCGCGCCGGCGCAGAAGCGCAGCCTGGTACGCAGCGCGATCGCCCTGCTGCTGCAGCAGCCGGCGCTGGGCCTGCAGCTGGAACGGCCCTACCGCTTCGCCGAGCTGCGCCTGCCGGGCGTGCCGCTGATGCTGGAGATCCTCGACGTGGTGCAGCAACGCCCCGAGATCAGCACCGGCGCCCTGCTGGAACACTTCGCCGAGCACGAACAGGCCGAGGCGCTGCGCCGGCTCGCCGCGCAGGCGTTGCCGGGCGAGGACGCCAGCTGGGCGCACGAACTGCACGACGCGGTCGCCCAGCTGGAGCGGCAGACCCTGCAGCAGCGCATCGACGAACTGCAGCAGAAGCAGCGCGCGCAGGGCCTGGACGAAACCGACAAGTACGAGATGCGGATGCTGCTGCAGGCACTGGTCGGACGCGCCTGA